A stretch of Lathyrus oleraceus cultivar Zhongwan6 chromosome 6, CAAS_Psat_ZW6_1.0, whole genome shotgun sequence DNA encodes these proteins:
- the LOC127092083 gene encoding myosin-binding protein 7, with the protein MDSGAVPSSRDLLKCCNCACSCCSMVDQYSGTWMRSVKRKLDEFKMDCQLSVARVEIGNECIALREMVSTQQKTIQDMNEELEEERNSSSTAANEAMSMILRLQREKAEIQMEARQFKRFAEEKMMHDQEELMSLEDLLYKREQIIQSLTCEVQAYKHRMMSFGYSEDEVEGDQYDIPPYEYPPLKCNVMHNGMDGDNDDTDVEKYVFSDTPNDRLRNLENRISKMEKSPTYSQADGDFMGKNVLEKVVVGPSPSLTRRHSRKVSSETGLEFPTESPKNNSNSKKDDFSQPEDHFNLKKVDNASEGDDTSDRIYTIDSVHSGAENNGFTGSKPGSFEDYTSIPKESGNHHADFEDPYIRKLYMRLQALEADRESMRQAIISMSTDKAQVVLLKEIAQHLCKEMTPQRKMTTSKPYMTARYPLMSVFKWITSIVFWRKKAHESKYMFGLPADSMGLLLLLDKRTHARPWRCISSTQVGD; encoded by the exons ATGGATTCGGGGGCGGTTCCATCTTCTAGGGATTTGTTGAAATGTTGCAATTGCGCGTGTAGTTGTTGTTCTATGGTGGATCAATATTCTGGGACTTGGATGCGTTCGGTTAAACGGAAGCTAGATGAATTTAAGATGGATTGCCAGTTATCGGTTGCGCGGGTTGAGATTGGGAATGAATGTATAGCTTTACGTGAGATGGTTAGCACGCAACAGAAAACTATTCAAGATATGAATGAGGAGTTGGAGGAGGAGAGAAATTCCTCGTCCACGGCTGCGAACGAGGCAATGTCGATGATCTTGAGGTTGCAGAGGGAAAAGGCGGAGATTCAAATGGAAGCTCGTCAGTTCAAGCGTTTTGCGGAGGAGAAAATGATGCATGATCAAGAGGAGCTTATGTCGTTGGAGGATTTGTTGTATAAGAGAGAGCAGATAATTCAGTCGCTTACGTGTGAGGTTCAGGCTTACAAGCACAGGATGATGAGTTTCGGGTACTCTGAGGATGAGGTTGAGGGTGATCAATACGACATTCCACCCTACGAATACCCTCCTTTAAAATGTAATGTCATGCATAATGGCATGGATGGTGATAATGACGATACTGATGTTGAGAAATATGTATTCAGTGATACTCCTAACGACCGTTTGAGGAACTTGGAGAATCGAATTTCTAAAATGGAGAAAAGTCCCACTTACAGCCAGGCGGATGGGGATTTTATGGGAAAAAATGTTCTAGAGAAAGTAGTGGTTGGACCATCTCCAAGTTTGACGAGGAGGCATTCGAGGAAAGTTTCCTCTGAAACAGGTCTTGAGTTCCCTACAGAGTCTCCGAAGAACAATAGCAACTCTAAGAAAGATGATTTCTCTCAGCCAGAGGATCATTTCAATTTGAAGAAGGTAGATAATGCTTCAGAAGGTGATGATACGAGTGACCGAATTTATACAATTGACTCTGTTCATTCTGGGGCAGAGAATAATGGCTTTACAGGTTCCAAACCTGGATCTTTTGAAGATTACACAAGCATTCCAAAGGAATCAGGGAATCATCATGCTGATTTTGAGGATCCCTATATAAGGAAGCTTTACATGAGGCTTCAGGCACTTGAGGCTGATAGGGAATCAATGAGGCAGGCAATCATTTCAATGAGCACAGATAAAGCACAGGTTGTGTTACTGAAGGAAATAGCTCAGCATTTGTGCAAAGAGATGACACCGCAAAGAAAAATGACTACGAGCAAACCATATATGACTGCAAGATATCCATTAATGTCAGTTTTTAAG TGGATCACATCAATTGTTTTTTGGAGAAAGAAAGCTCATGAAAGCAA GTATATGTTCGGGCTACCGGCCGACAGTATGGGCTTGCTGCTGCTCCTTGACAAAAGAACACATGCAAGACCATGGAGATGTATTTCAAGTACACAAGTGGGAGATTAG